tgccgaacgcactactctctgcagggccatcctgtcctgggcagagctgttcccaaaccagactgtaaagttgccggacaggatgctctctacagccccagagtagaagcaatgaaggatcctcagagacactctgaatttcctcagttgtctaaggtggtaaaggcgctgcttagccttacccaccagtgcggcaatgtgcgttgcccacgtcagatccactGTGATGCgttctcccaagtatttaaaactgctcaccctatccacaatagacccatttatctccagttatCTATTCATCTCTTGATATCGTCACAACAAGACTAGGATttgagggcgacacggtggcgcagcggtagagttgctgcctcacatcgccagagacccgggttcgatcccgactacgggtgctgtctgtacggagtttgtacgttccccctatgactgcatgggtttttcctgggttctctggtctcctcccatactccaaagcatacacgtttgtgggctaattggcttcggtaaaactgtgaACCGTCCCTAATGTGGGTTAGTGTTACGGTGCCCGGTTGAAgctggtcagcattgactcgatgggctgatgggcctgtttccgggcagtatctctaaagtctaaagtctacgcgTTGACTTGTGAGAATGATCCTACAGATGACTGGATTATTGTACGAGATGCATTTgacacactgggcctgtactcactggagattaAAAAGTTAtgggggacctcatagaaacttatggaatagtgaaaggcctggatagagtggacgtggagaggatgtttccactggtggaagagtctagaaccagaaagcatattctcagaataaaaggacttacctttagaaaattgaggaggaatttcttttgtcagagggcagtgaatctgaggAACTCataaccacagaaggctgtggaggccaagtcattgggtatttttaaagcaaagattgatagattctcgattataaagggtgtcaaaggcttttgggagaaggcaggagaatgaaggaaagttagatcagccgtgatcgaatggaagagcagacttgatgggccgaatggcctaagtctgctcctttGGCTTATCAACaccaggtggcgcagcagtagagttgctgcctgatacgcctgtgacccgggttcgatcctgaccaccggcgctgtctgtacggggtttgtacgttctccccgtgaccagagtgagttttctccaggggctccggtttcctcccacactccaaaaacatacaagtttgtcggtaaattggctttggtaaaatattgtaaattgtcccgagtgtgtgtaggatagtgcttgtgtacagggatcgcaggtcggcaccgactcggtgggccgaagggcctgtttccgcactgtctctctaaactaaactaaactaaacttatgacctcatatctgtggaattctctgcctcagaaggcagtggaggccaattctctggatgcattcaagagagagctagatagagctcttaaggatagcggagtcaggaggtatggggagaaggcaggaacggggtactgatggagaatgatcagccatgatcacattgaatggtggtgctggctcgaagggccgaatggcctcctcctgcaccctattgtctattgtctataagactgaGCCAGACATGGACAGAGATACGGTTGGAGGGGAGGATTTTTTCATGTTGACCCTTGCACATCAAGTATAGATTCCATCAGACCTGGAGacctatccaccttaatgctcttcaagagcctcacCACCAGCTGCCGTAGTATAtgtgtattctccacactgatctcactgtcgttcaagtccttctcctcagtgaatacagatgcaaaatactctgtaggagccatttatgtttaggctagcaaCTGTTGGCATTATACAGtgattatacattatacattattaTTTTGTCTACATATATCTTGcaatattattttggacacttggaggCGGTCGTGAGATGAACAGGGCGATGAACAGGGTGGAGCAAACCTGGAAAAGACCTGGAgtcctgggaccagaccagggacagagcagccagctatgacTTGTTTGTGAAATAAGTaactctccttgtttgtacaactacttcaataaacaactaattaaactggaaacccGACTGGAATATCTGCTCTAATGGGGTTTGTGTCAGATCATTcctactccctgtgtagtaatggcacttGGACAATAATTTCATAGAAAAGTCTGAAATTTGCCATTACATACTGGTTAAGATCCTcacaaacggcacggtggcgcagcggtagagttgctgccttacagcgaatgcagcgccggagactcaggttcgatcctgactacgggcgccgtctttatggagtttgtacgttctccccatgacctgcgtgggttttctcgaagAGTTCAGCAGTTTTATTTTCTAAATAATCGAATCATTGAAGTTACAGGATACTTTAGCATGCTCACTACCTGTTCTCTGAAGTTGGACTGAGTCACAGCGtagataaatgtgttggtgcagcagtttAAGTTTAACAGCATAACACTGATGTAGCGGAAGATGTATTGGGCGTCGTTATACTCACTGGTTGATATCCCTGCAATGGAATAATAGAAGGAATCTATAACGTAGAACAGCCAcaagaggatgaagctgccggacagGGTGAAGAGCAAGATTATTGACCTCCTGCGGCTCTCCATCTCGGGGTCGCTACCCTTGTCTCCCCTGCTTCGGCCTCTCAGCGCCTTTCGCACCCGACTGGCGACCAAAATGTGCTTGACCGTCAGAAAGTTGAACATCAAGATTAAGCAGAAGGGAAGCAATGGGGTTGAAATGGAATCAAACCAGTCAAATCCCACCCATTCAGGCTCGGAGAAATAGCCCGCCTTGATGAAGCACAGCCAAGGAGTGCCATCGATGATGACCCCGGGTTTCAGGATGAAGTATTTGGGAATATTCTTAGCGGTGACCAGGGCGCCCGTTGCCGTCAGAACCACCGCCGCGCTTTTCCTGCTGCaatatttagtcttcagcttctgGCAGCAAATGGCCAcgtagcgatcaaaggtgaaggtgacggtgaaccagacagagcagCCCCTGGCGACGTGCCGGAGGACGTACAGCACCCGGCACACGGGGAAGATGCACAGGAAATTCCAGGGGAAGTAATAGATGTTGATGCGAAACAAAATGACCTGGGTGAGGATGGTCAACAGGTCTGCTGCTGCCATGGCAACCAGGTagagagtggtgcaggtggacagGCCGCACCTGCCCCGGGACAGGATCGCCATCGCCACCAGGTTCACTGTGGAgcggggcagagagggagaggttaCACATCATCACGCCCGCTCAGCTCACGGTCAATGTCATCCGCAGACACAAACCTGATCAATGAATATAGAACATACtacaccaagttgggcccaaacctctcctgcaccctcaccctcccatctccccctcctcctcccccacccttcccctccctctctcctcctccctccccacccttctccctctccctcctccccgctccctctcccccctcccttccatctccccgcatccacccaccccatccccctcaacctcccttatcctccctcctccccctccctcccttcccatcctcccaccctcctccgtcctctccctcctcccccactccctctcccccctcccttccatctccccgcatccacccaccccatccccctcaaccttccttgtccttcctccctccctcctccccctctcctccctctcccttcctcctccctctcccttcctcctcccccctccctttgcgtctatctttgatttaaaccagtagctgcagttgtttcctacacatgatacttCCCTCcgtgatgtggagaagttgatcactccggcattttgcgtctatcccaGACGATAGGTGGAACCAAAACAGGAAggggatcataagtgataggagcagaattagaccattcggccgatcaagtccactccgccattcaatcatggccgatctatctctctctccaaaccccattctcctgccttctccccataacccctggcacccgtcccaatcaagaatttatctctgcctcaaaaatatccactgacttggcctccacagccttctgcggcaatgaattccacagattcaccaccctctgacgaaagaaattcctcctcatccccttcctaaaggaatgtcctttaattctgaggctgtggcctctcgtcctagactctcccaacagtggaaacatcctctcctcatccactctatgcaagcctttcactatctgaatgatgtcatctGTTTTAAAACAAACTTGATTTAAAATCCATATTACAACcacattcagttcagtttcactttagtttattgtcacgtgcaccgaggtacagtgaaaagcctttgttgcgtgccagccagtcagcagaaagacaaaacatgattacaatctaaccatctacagtgtacagatacattatgaACATCATCACTAATTCAAAAATCTCAGGATTGTGTGAGGAACCTTTTAAAAACATTGTCGGCACCAGaacaacgagggacaatttacgattccaccaagccaaacctgcacgtctttggagtgtgggaggaaaccgaaggtctcagagaaaacccacgcaggtcacggggagaacgtacaaactccgtacggacagtgcctggagtcaggattgaacccgtgtccttgtgtactgcccaggtgaggtctgctgtatgagttTACCAGAttatatgcaaaaacaaagaatttcactgtgatgcatgtgacaataaagtattattgaatcattgaactttCCAATACAATGGTCAGCAGGTCTTCAGTTAACAgaaatgtgtaggacggaactgcagatgctggtttacaccaaagatagacacaaaatgctggagtaactcagcgggacaggcagcacctcaggagagaaggaacgctaTACTGTTGCtaatccttccctccagagatgctgcctgtcccgctgagttactccagcactttgtgtctatcttcatagagtcatagcgtgatacagtgtggaaacaatagacaataggtgcaggaggaggccattcggcctttcgagccagtaccaccattcaatgtgatcatggctgatcattctcaatcagtaccccgttcctgccttctccccataccccctgactccgctatccttaagagctctatctagttctctcttgaatgcatccggagacttggcctccactgccttctgaggcagtgaattccagatttacaactctctgactggaaaggtttttcctcatctccgttctaaatggcctaccccatactcttaaactgtggcccttggttctggactcccccaacattgggaacatgtttcctgcctctaaggtgtccaaccccttaataatcttacatgtttcgataagatcccctctcatccttctaaattccagtgtatacaagcctagccgctccagtctttcaacataggacagtcccgccattccgggaattaacctaataaacctacgctgcacgccctcaatagcaagaatatccttccgcaaatttggagaccaaaactgcacacagtattctagttgcggtctcactagggccctatacaactgcagaaggacctctttgctcctatactcaactcctcttgttatgaaggccaacattccattggctttcttcactgcctgctgtacctgcatgcttcctttcagtgactgatgcacttggaaaCCCAgagctcgttgtacgtcccctgttcctaacttgacaccattcagataataatctgccttcttactcttaccaccaaagtggataacctcacacttatccacattaaactgcatctgccatgcattcggcgactcacacaacctgtccaacctcttagcaccctacaacctcatagcatcttcctcacagttcacactaccacccagctttgtatcatctgcaaatttgctgttacttataatcccttcatccaagtcattaatgtatattataaatagctgcggtcccagcaccgagccttgcggtaccccactagtcactgcctgccattctgaaagggacccatttacccccattctttgctttctgtctgtcaaccaattttctatccatgtcagtaccctacctccaataccatgtgctctaattttgcccactaatctcctatgtgggaccttgtcgaaggctttctgaaagtcgaggtacaccatatccaccggctctcccctgtcaattttcctagttacatcctcaaaacattccagtagattagtcaagcatgatttccccttcgtaaatccatgctggctcggaacgatcctgttattgctatccaaatgctctgcaatttcgccttttataattgactccagcatcttccccaccactgatgtcagactaactgtctataatttcccgttttctctctccctcctttcttaaaaagtgggataacattagctaccctccaatccgcagaaactgaccctgaatctgtagaacattggaaaatgatcaacaatgcatccacaatttctagcgccacctccttaagtactctgggatgcagaccatcaggccctggggatttatcagccttcagtcaaatcagtctatccaacaccatttcctgcctaatgtgaatctcctttcccctttctgcccaacttgcccacaccggccaacatctctcagctacactagtcccacctgcctgcgtttagactatgaaacatagaaaataggtgcaggaggaagctatttggcccttggagccagcaccgccattcaatatgatcgtggctgatcatccaaaatcagaaccccattcctgcttgttccccatatccctcgattccgttagccctaagagctaaatctaactctcttgtgaaaacatccagtgaattggcctccactgccttctgtggcagagaattccacagattcacaactctctggctgaaacattttttcctcatctcagtcctaaatggcctaccccttattcttgcactgtggccccttggttctggactccccaaacatggggaacatgtttcctgcatctcgcctgtccaatccctaaagaattttatatgtttctgtaggatcccccctcatccatctacattttggtccatatccctccaaacctgcccgatCGATGTAAAGTTCAAACAAAATAAATTCTTTTAAATCCCACCACGGCTGTGCTCACATCCACAGACTCACTGAGAAGACACTTACCAGGCACACCAATAAAAGCAATGACTGTATACCAGACCTTCGCCACGAACTGAACTGGGATATGCATGTCGACCGCCGGTAGTTCACATCTTCCCCGAGCGTTTCATTTATATACTGCCGATCTCCCAGGAGGTATCGAGATTGCAACACTGCCTAAATCATTCATCAAAGAAATATATACATGAACAGATCGCAACATGCAAGTTAAATCCCTCTTGTGCAAATTAGAAAGTTCAAATTAAATCTGAAATTAGCAGAGGGGTGGGTAAAAAGTAATACCTGGAATATGAGATAAGGGGTTGAAATGACGTTACCTAAAatccaggtagtataagaaaataactgcagatgctggtacaaatcaaaggtatttattcacaaaatgctggagtaactcagcaggtcagacagcatctcaggagagaaggaatgggcgacgtttctggtcgagacccttcctcagactgataccTAAAATCCATATCAGAGTCATGTATCCAAGAGAGGATtagatgtacagtgccctccataatgtttgggacaaagacccatcatttatttatttgcctctgtactccacaatttgagatttgtaatagaaaaaaaaatcacatgtggttaaagtgcacattgtcagattttattaaagggtgtttttatacattttggtttcaccatgtataaattacagctgtgtttatacatagtccccccatttcagggcaccataatgtttgggacacatggcttcacaggtgtttgtaattgctcaggtgtgtttaaatgcttaCTTcgtgcaggtacaagagagctctcagcacctagtctttcctctagtatttcatatcatatcatatatcatatatcatatatatacagccggaaacaggccttttcggcccaccaagtccgtgccgcccagcgatccccgcacattaacactatcctacacccactagggacaatttttacattttacacatcacctttggaaacttttattgctgtttatcaacatgaggaccaaagttgtgccaatgaaagtcaaagaagccattatgagattgagaaacaataaaactgttagagacatcagccaaacccttaggcttaccaaaatcacctgtttggaacatcattaagaagaaagagaccactggtgagcttactaattgcaaagggactggcaggccaaggaagaccaccacagccgatgacagaagaattctctctataataaagaaaaatccccaaacacctgtccgacagatcagaaacactcttcaggagtcaggtgtggatttgataatgaccactgtctgcagaaggtatcacaaaatgctggagtaactcagcgggtcaggcagcatctctggagacaaggaatgagtgacgtttcgggtcgagacccttcttcagactgatgtcgggggggaggcaggagaaaagaaaggatgtagttggagacaggaagacagtgggagaactaggaaggggaggggaagagagggacagaggagctatctaaagttagagaagtcaatgttcatcccgctggggtgtaagttgcccaaacga
The Rhinoraja longicauda isolate Sanriku21f unplaced genomic scaffold, sRhiLon1.1 Scf001663, whole genome shotgun sequence DNA segment above includes these coding regions:
- the LOC144591736 gene encoding putative G-protein coupled receptor 139, translated to MHIPVQFVAKVWYTVIAFIGVPVNLVAMAILSRGRCGLSTCTTLYLVAMAAADLLTILTQVILFRINIYYFPWNFLCIFPVCRVLYVLRHVARGCSVWFTVTFTFDRYVAICCQKLKTKYCSRKSAAVVLTATGALVTAKNIPKYFILKPGVIIDGTPWLCFIKAGYFSEPEWVGFDWFDSISTPLLPFCLILMFNFLTVKHILVASRVRKALRGRSRGDKGSDPEMESRRRSIILLFTLSGSFILLWLFYVIDSFYYSIAGISTSSVAISIPPGRSAVYK